TGTGAACTTTTTTCAAATTATATACGAAATCTTATGGTCTTTCCAAACAATGTTCCTACCTTTTATTCTCCTTTTGAGTACGTCCACATGTACCTTAATAAACAGAACTATAACATTTAAGTACAAATCTAATTGTTAAGACAAGCCAATAATAACATTTATATATAATCCATTATTAATTTCGTGTTATATTTTACCTATAAAGACAAGGAGTGTTAAACATGAAGAATGAACTTAATCAAAAATTTTTGCACAAAGTTAGAAAACAACTTGAAAATGAAGGTTTTTCGACAGAAGATTTTTATATTAAACAATATTCTAAAATGGATACTATAGATAAAGACTCTCAGCCTTTCGATAGTATAGATGAAGATACAATTGTACTTTTAATAAGTTATACTTACGACGTGTCATATTATTTTAAGACAGAATTAACAATGATGGAAAAAACAAAAGAGTCATATGCAGGAGTCAACCTAATACAAAAAACTAAAACCCCTCAAATATCGGTAGAATATACCCCTGGCACTATTTTATTTACAAATGAAATTTCTAAAGTGAAAATGGAGGATTACTTTACTATTATTACACAATGGCTTTCTAACCTACGCGAAGAACTAGAAAGTGCACCGTTATGGAGACAAGTTACTTCTCACCAAGAAAAGTTAGAAGAAATAGAAAAAATTATTGATCAACAGGCTAATGATAATGGGGATTTATTTTTCTCTAAAGAAGAAGGAAATCAATTAAAAGAGAAATTAAATCAATTAGAAAAAATTCTACAAGAAAACCTTAAGGAAACTAATACAGAAGAAGAATTAGAAGAACAACAAGAAAAACTCCATAAAGAAGTTGAAATGTTAAAAGTTCAAGTTGAATACTTAAATAAAAAGAAGTGGCTCCTATCATTAAGTACAAAATTTATGAACTGGATCTCGAGAAATCCTTATAACTCAGCCCAAATCTCAAGTACAACAAGAGAACTACTTCCAATTGAAATAAAAGATTCATTAGCACCATTTCCAGAAAAAGAAAAAGTTGAAGTACTAGAACAGCCAGATAATAAATTAAAATCAATAAAAAATCGTTAAAAATAGCAAAGACCACCTTATAAAATATATTGTAATGGGTGGTCTTTGCTATTTTTACTTTATATAATTATTAGAAAAATCTCGACGTTATTTACGAATTTGTCTTATCTATTCTCTAATATATTTAGACATATATTTCTGAGAATATTTACTAGCTTGATCTCTTAAAAAATATGATGTTTTATCCAATTTCTTTTCCAAATTAGTTAAAAAAGCTATTCTTCCTTCAATATAGCTTTTAAAATAGTTGTTATATTTAGGATCAGATTCAATTTTTTTAGATCTTTTTTTGATTTCTTCAAGACAATTAATTACTTGATTAAGAACTTCAGTGTTTATATGAATAGCTAGTGAGGGCATTTCTATATCAATTTCATAAATATCATTAGACATAAAGTCAACAAATTTTTTTTGTACTGTTCTAAGTTCGTCATCAATTTCCTCTTTATATAAATGTTTTTTAAAATCAGAACAAATATTATTTGCTTTAACTGAAGTTTTTTGAGTTAATGCTATTAATTCAAATAAGGATTCCAAACGTTTTTCCCTTATTTTTTTCTTTTCAAATACATTATATGTAATAAAGCCACCAACTATAGCTCCTAATATGGAACTACCAAATGGTATAAATGGCTTTAATTGATTCATAAAATCAACAAAGTCTTTCAAGAAGATCCTCCTATAATATTATTTTATTTCCAAAACTCCCACCACTTTTTTTCTTGAGAAGCTGCAATTAATTTTTGAGTTTGCTGCATTTCTCTAAGAGAATTAGTTAAAGATTTATCTCGTTCCTCTATGCTAGACAGTATGTATTTTTCTTGCTGATCTAAACGCTTCAATAAATCCTGATTGAATTTATCTTGCTTTCTCATATATTCTTCTTGTGTTTCAATATGCTTCATAAGTTTGTCTATCGTTTCTTCCGAACGCTGCAAAGAACGGCGTTCTTCATTAGATTCTTCAGGAACGGATAGCGTTCGATCCTCGAACGTACCTTTACCAAACCTTGATATTATAATATCCGCCGCGTTATCCATTGGCATATTAGTCTCTTTTAATAAAGCTTGAAATTTCTTTAAAGCCACAAGATCATGTTCTGTAAAAAGACGTTGGTTTCTATCATTTCTAATAAACATATATCCTTTTTTCTCTAAAGATATACACCATTTTCTTGCTGTACTTTCTGATACATCTAACAAAGAATTAACTTCTTTAGGAGTATAAGCCTTATCAGTTTTATCCACGCTTTATCCCTCCGTGATCACGGCGTTATAGTTACCGTTCTCTATTTTTAAATAAATTTTATTAAGAATATAATACTAAACTTTAAGATAGATTGAAACTTGCTAAATCAATACGTTCGAGCTTAGAACGTTGCCCGTCCTCTCAAAATATAGAAAGGAACGCCGTTCCTATATAGCGTTCTTCTTTAAAGATAAAACAAAACATGAATTATATATAATAACTGATCCGCCTTAAGGCGGTCTCTTAGCCTTTATGGCTAATTCTTTGAACGAAAAAAATATAAAAAGATCCTTGCAATTCTAATAGCGAATTGTTATTAAATATAGAGTGAGAAAGGATAAGTACAATAATGTTGTTATATCAACGATTATAAGGGTAAGGGTGTGATTTTTTTTTCACACCTGTGTGATTTTTTTTTCACACCTAATTAATGTA
The genomic region above belongs to Priestia aryabhattai and contains:
- a CDS encoding DUF3967 domain-containing protein gives rise to the protein MDKTDKAYTPKEVNSLLDVSESTARKWCISLEKKGYMFIRNDRNQRLFTEHDLVALKKFQALLKETNMPMDNAADIIISRFGKGTFEDRTLSVPEESNEERRSLQRSEETIDKLMKHIETQEEYMRKQDKFNQDLLKRLDQQEKYILSSIEERDKSLTNSLREMQQTQKLIAASQEKKWWEFWK